CAAGCCAGGATTCGATTTGCACATGTTCCTAAGGCTGTGTTTATACAGTTGCTGCataactagaaaaaaaaaaaaaaaaaacaaacccaaggaAAAGAGTATACTTTAGGATAACAAACTTTGGCTTTTGTGGGGCTGAGACATTCTCCTCCTCTTACAGATGCTCACTCATTTACATGGTCTAATGCAAGGTGTTAGTAAAAGTAAAGCCTAACTTTAAGcggttaaatttttttttttttttttcatatttatccTAAGCTTGACTGAATCAATTTCTTGACCAGAGAGTAGGCCTGCCATCTTGTCCCACTCTGTTCCTCACTCTGCCCTCTCCAGAGGCAATCACTCTCTGCTGATGGGTCTGTTGCTGTCTATATGGGTCACAGATCAAACTAACCTTTGAAATGCTCCTTGAAATAGAGCAACATTCAGGGAAAGTGAAGCCTATCACTTTGTCTCTTCTGACCTTATCAGGGGGTGGAGAGATTAAGAAATGCTGAGCTGACCTCAGTCTTCAGGCTtgcttttgtgctgcttttgtctCCACTAGAACCGAGATGAGGCCATTGACCGCCTCAAAGATAAGCTTCAAGAGAGCATGGCCAAATGGAACACAGAGAGCTACTACATGAAGAAAAGCACAGATCTCCAGATCCACTTAACCCAGAGAAAGTGCAGCAATGCAGAGATTGCCCTGGAGAAGGAAATTCAGGTAAGCCGTGCCCCATCGCTCATACTAGAAGGCATCTCCATCTGGTAAGGGAAGAGCCCTTCCTTGCTCCCCAGATAACACCTCTGCTCTCCACTATagtcaccagcacagctggtgtTTGAACTGGATCAGGAAAGTCATTGTTAGGTTGATAAAGGGTAGGCACCTTTATCTCTTCTATTGTTTTCTCTGTATGGTTAGGCACCTTAATTTCTTCTGTTGTTTCTCTGTATGATGCTGCAAACAGCCACAACAAGGATGGAATGGCTTTAGGAGACAGGGGATGCTTAAAGTAGTGCCATGGTCAGAAAACCAGACCCAGAAGTATATCCAAAGGGGTGGTTACAAAGGTATTAGCAAcctgagctcccagcagtgcccccagtgcAGATTATACAGATACAGCTGCTTGTGTGGCCATAAGGTGAACGGGACTAGAAAACTGTTCTGGTTTTGCAAGCATCTTTTTTTGACTGATCAAGGTCTGATCTAATTGTCCATTTTTCATGGATGGCCCAGGAGCAAGGAGTGCCTTGGCTGATTTTATCACTGGAACTGTGATAACTGTGGACtacacagagctccagcactTTTACTcagctttcagcagcagtgtgtgcacacacagacaccaaCGTTGTCTCACATGTGTTCTGTCTGCTCTGATCACAGAATTTGAAGAGCAAAACTGATGAGGAGATTCAACTCCACACGGAGACTGAAAATTTCCTCTCCCAACAATATGAGGTATGTGTGACTGTCAGCTAATGCTTAAAACAGTAACCTATAAACACCCTATCATTGATTAGTGCCTAAAGGAAAATAGTTATTGCTCCATCAAATGTACCAGGTTCATGACTGCTGCAGTTTGATTACTTGTCCTCAAATATTAATTaacccagctctcccaggcttGGGATTTACTACATATGGATACATTTCCTTAAATTAAGGGTTCATGTAATGAATTTCATTGTTTATTCAGGTGTTAtggatttttcctctctcagatAATTGTATTTGGAATTTTATTTAGACCCTCCTTGGTAGTCactggggctgccagcacccCAGTGAAGAGACCAGAGTAAGGGCAACAGCTTCAGAGACCTAAGGGCTGCATAGAGGAGAGAGAGACTGAAGAGGGAATGACACAAACTGCCAGTCCAGTTGGCCAAAAGGCCAATCCAGCCTTATCTGAGGAAGAATTGAGGTTGGATCATTGCTAAACCACAACTATGGTACACATTTTCAGCAGCATGAATGTCCTTGTGGTGCTGATTCAGAGGTTCAGAGCATTCCTATCATTAACAGTGAATAACTTTATAATGAATAATGCTGCAAAGCCTCACATAAATGGTATGATGGGAAGAAAACCTGGACTACTGCAGGGTACCTAACGTCACTGCCAGCACAGAATTAAATAGGAAataataagtttttaaaaatgtaatttaagtGCAAAGCAGTGCTGTATCTTGTGAGCAATTGAACAATGTGCTCTGCACCCCAGAGCTTTGGTCTGATCAATGCTCCCAGCGAGAGGGCTGCTGAAGTACATGCTGAGCCTGGCTGacctccagcagccagcacagcagcagcccctcagtgcTCAGACAGCAGCTGGTGGctttgcaggggctgcagaCAGGAGGATGACCATGCCCTCCATTCCCCTTGTGTttccagctgtgatgctgtaaTGAGATTGATGCTTTTCCTCAGattatttttccatggaagCAATCACAGTGGTTGCTATGGAGAAGTTATTGGTGAATAGGAGGAAGTCATCTGGGTGACTGTTTCAGAAACACCTGCCCTATTCATGAACACAAAGCCAAGCTCAAAACCTGAAATAGTGTGAAGTGCCATCCCCTGAGATCTTATTCCTGGTGTGCTGAACTTAATCCAGAAAGTGGTTAGGGAGTCAGGCAGAGGATAAAAGCTCTCCCTCTGACAAATCATGCTTTCTAACCCCCCCTCCTTCTGTATACACACAAAGAATGGCTTCTGGCTGTCACTTGCTTTATCAGGACTGGCTGCACAAAACTAGCCTTGCAGTAATTTATGAGTAGTCTTAGGGGTTTGATCCTTTCAAGATGAGAAGGAAACACTGACCATGCACAATTTACAGGACTCTCACCACCATCCTGAAAGCAGGCCATGTAATAGTAGCAAACCTCTCACCTGTGCACTCTTTGCACCATGCTGAGCACCCTTCTTTCTCCATGCAGAAGGTGAAAGAGAAGCTGGAATACTGGATGGAGAAGTATGAAACAGACACTGCTgcaaaagatgaagaaataGATGATCTAAAAGCATTAAAGGCAGAGAACTTGGAAACTATGCAGCAATTTGCCAAAGAGGTAAGACATCAGCAGCATCTCAATACTCAGCCATGCAAAATTGCATTGGCCTTTTTCCTACACTCATTCGGATAAggaaccagaaaaaaatcagtaattttgaGGCATAGGCTGTGATTACAGCACTTGTCTTGGGAAGCCAGTGGCTGAGATGTCATCTTTTATTTGCCACCTGTGACATCAAGGAGGCATATGATGTTTCCCCTATAGCTATTTTCAAATACCAGCAAATAATGAGAGAGCTACTGACAGCCTTTGTGTGGGGCAGAGGTACTGTACCATCCCATCAGTACACCTCACCTTACTTTGCTGCCTGAGTGTGAACAGATGTGCTCCTAGGAAGACCACAGTAAGACTGGCTGAGACTGGAAAAGGCAGCTCACCCCTTCCTGCAGACACACAttcccagctgcacagagctctgttATCAGGGAACTGATTCTGGGTAGAACCATTCCTGCCCCACTGGGTTCTTGGTTAACTGCTGGGGTCTGGtcacagcagaacagcagcacagaataGAGAGAAGCATCTAGAAAAATGTGTGGTTTAAAACCAGAAGGAATTTACTTGTAAACATTCCTTACCATCCGTGGGCTGGAGATGATGGGATGGAGCTAGATGTTTCCCTGCTTGTGGGCTCATTTTTCACTCTGTACACTGTCATCTCAGTGTCCCAAGTGTGTTTGTACATCATCTGCTGCTTAGCCTGGGGGCCAAGTGTCCTCCCCACCACCAGCTGTTGCCAGGGAAGCCATAAGCCAGCCATTTTACAGACGGGATCAGAGGGTTAATTACACCCAGGCCATGAGAGGTTTCACtttggcagcagctccaagtGCCGGAGGACTGATGGTGATAATGAGCAACATTTGCCATCTGGATTTAGGAAAGATCAAATGACAGAGATGGGGGAGGAAAGCCCCCATTCACACATTgtctctgggctgctctggagctcccTGGTGCAGAGGGACACCACAACCCACGGGTCTGAGcagtcctggcagggctgtgggaagtGTGCAGTAAGGATGAGACCTGTAgacagcagagggaaagaatCCTTGCACCAGGGTCCAGGTGAGCTGTGCCTTGGCAAATGGCTGGGCACACTTAGCCCTGAAAGCTGGCCTTGCAGTTTAGGGGACATGTTTGTCATGGCTTTTGCCACCCCTGTGCTTTCTTGCAGTGCCTGCTATTCCAGACAACCATCATCATTGACCGGACAGACAAGGagaacaagagaaaacaaagagagCAGGAAGCCCTGGAGCAGAAGAGTGCCCTGAAGGTAAAGGCGAGCAAAGCtgaggcagtgctgctccagcagcagctgggagttAATCTGTGACACAGGCTTTGTCCAGGCAGAAAAGAGCCCAAGAAAGCTGGCTGGTGTGTGGTGGCTCAAGCAAAGGACAAAGCCTCTTCTTTTTGCTGGGGCACACTAAGAGccagcagctggctgcaggtTTGAGATGGGAAATGAAAGGGGAACAGCCAGTCTCCTGTAAACATCACTAAACAGGTGATACAGGAAGGGTTGTGGGGTAGTGCTCCTGCTTGTCCCTTGCTACCAGCAACAGGTGCCCCCAGTCCAGCTGTGGATGCCTTTGGCACAACCAGGCCCAAAGGCTGCTGcatgggctgggggctccctTCTGTGACTAGGGAGCACAGGAAAGACTCTCCAGGCATTGAGCTGTACCAGGTACCCCAGCAAGTGATTTCCCCTCAggcctttctctctctcacttcCAGGTGCAGGCCTggtggaaaggtacaatggtGCGCAGATTCATTGGCCCTTACCAGGAGCTCGAGAAGTATCTGAAGGGACAGTCAACAGAGAAAGAAGGAGGCAAGAAAAAATCTGGAGCAAAGAGATAAGTAAAGAAAGTGGCCACAGATGTGCTCCAGGACTGTTGCTGGCCAGTGCACTGTGGTATGTCCAACAGGACAAAATAAACTATGTAACAGCTTGGGCAATTCTGGAGAACACAGTTGCTGCAGACACAGTTATGGTGAAGCTGCACTAAAGATCTTAAAGCTGCCCTTGTATAGCCCTTTTTCCCAGCTGAAAGGGGATTTGCCTCAAAGCAGTGAGAAACACTACATCCTCTGCAAAGTGCTTTATGGAAACAAGACAGTGGGAGGTAAACCTGTTACCAGCCCAGTAACTCATGGGATGCTCTGCACCCAGAAtctcctctgccagccccaaaGCACCAGCCGTGGCTCTGAGTCAGGCAGGGAGGCCGAGGCACCCCCAGATGGGCTCCCTCTGTGCTCTCCATGCCTCCAGCACTGGCatcagctcagcagtggagaACATGAAGAGTTTGCAAGTGTAAACACAAGTGCAGTCAGAGCACGCATGTTTCCATTCCCACAGTCCTGCACAGTGTCAGTGCACAGACAGAATAGCTCCATATACCTTCTGAGGGGAGGAGCAAAGGGAAAAGGCAGCCAGGTAcaagagctgctctgtcacagCCGTCCCCAGCCAGAGCCACTGCACATTGGGATGGGGCTGAaggcagggaacagagctgctTCTCACCAAAAGGGAATCCCTGCTCCTGACACCTGTCAGTCCACATACAGGTCTGTGCACAATGCCCTGTGGCCTGGTTTCTGACTCTCTCACGTGGGAGATGATCTCAAACTACGGAGTAGTTTTCAATTCCATGGAATTTTCTGCAGGGAAATCATATGCGCTTTGGATAGGGTTTTCCTTTAAATGCAGAAGAAAGGCTGGAGACTGGGAAGCTGGTTAGGAAGAAGCTTTAGAttgaagggaagaaataaatacCTGAAGAGAGCTGGGCAGCCTTGAGAGGCAGGAATTGAGATGTCCCTAGTGGCTGACAAGAGTAACCAAGTCAGACAAagatgctggagcagccaggtaAGCAGGGAAGAGCATCACAAGGGTAACACAAGCAGGGAGGGTTTGTGGATCTCAGGCAATTTCTAggctttgcatttttatattttaaaaagtaataaaactaGTGATGAGGAGGGATTCTGGTTAAGAATAAACCTTTCAAATGCAGCAGGGTCAGGAAATAGGGGTGAGAATTTTACACTTCACACCAAAGACAGGCCAAAAGCAAAGGATGAGTCAAGGAGCAGTGGGACCGACAGCAgggaaccccaaacccagaatGTGTAatttacacagaaaaagcaaaaacaaggGGCTGTGGAAAGATGAGCAAAGAATTCTGTACAAAATCAGTATCTTGGAAGGTTAAAAATATCCCCAAGAAAAAGCTTCTGATGGGGCTGCAAAATATGTGTAAAAATACTGGGATTTTCCTGTCCTGGTTAACCacaagaaacacagaatcaaaGCAGATCCATCAAATGCCAACTGGGATGATATGGAAGAGGAATAAACACTTGACACAGAGGATGTGATATTCATTGGTGcaacagaaaaacagcaggaagaaatACTGCAATTCATaagttttaaaactttatttcaaatacccatgttttccttttatattaTCAATGTGCTAGAAGTTCACACTACTGGCAGAATACAGGCGGTTTAAAATATACAATATTCAGACACATTTATATGTAACAGAAATTATGGAATGTATTTACAGACATACAGCATGGGATGAAGCTTTAAAATCCTTTACTCTATTACTTACACGTTTACactgttttcagaaataacaaaattagATCACTTTGTAGAACATCACAATATCTATACAAAAGAATTTTTTGATGTCCAAATTCACCTTACAAGTCCTCTGTTTctaaaacagttttttaaagaaCCATTTAGAGTCATAAAGGGGTAAGAATACCATTTGCCATCCTGCTACCAAGAATAACAGAGATGCTCTGGCGCTGTAAAGAGTTGTCCCTGGTGGATTTTAAGCAAGGGGCAGGGCCTTTACAAAAGCCTCTCCTTCAAAAGGGagcccccagctgctctgccctggccccTCAGTGCCACTAGGGGCCTCAGACACTGCTCAGGGCTCGCCAGGTTTGAGGATGGAGTGTGACACCATGGAGTCAGTGTAGGAACACTCAGCAGCACCAAACATTGAAGTGGATCCCTCCCACATCCTCCAACACACACAAATGCCCCTAAGAGGAAAGACCTCTCTTCTTTGCTTCAACACACAGAATAGAAATTtatacatgtttttttttttcaaatactctTCTCATGGGATACATCAAAAATTGCACATAACTACACTGAAAAATCCCAACCCATTTTGCAAGAGAGAACTGAAGTGGGTTTGGTGTAACACATTAAATAAACCATATGATGAAACTTCAGGTTTCGATTTTTGTCCTAAGCATCTGGACAAGATTTAGTGCTTGCCAGCCTGAAAACATAAGATTACAAATGTCAAACTAACACAGTTACCTACACTGAAACTGCCAGAGTGAATGTTGCTCACAACAAAGTACCTGGTGCCAGGGACTCTCTGTCTGCCTGGCCTCCAGCCACAGGTGGCCATGAGCCACTCACGGCTGTGAGCCACacacagcaataggaaatgCTCTTTCTTACAGGTCAGACTTGAGCCCCAACCCCATTAAAAACTACTGTtattaaattacaaaaattcCACCAACCTGAATACTGTTAGGTTTCGCTTTCCTTAAGTGCTGGAGCCATCACCACACCCTTGCAATTCCATGAAGGGAATGGTTTTCTTCAAACAGGGGTATTTAAATAGCCCATGATGGGTTGTGTGCTAAATGCAAGTCCCTGTAACAACAGGTGACCTGATGTTGGAAACCAAGATGAAGTCAGTGCCTCCCTCTCTCTCAAATTATGTGCAGAGACAAACACACCAGGAACactctgtctgtgtctgtggtGTTGCCTGCGAGTGGCAGCATGTTCCCCccagcaaactgcagcagacactTCAGACACCTCTGTGTAACCCTGTGGGAATGACCAATACTCCTCACCAGTGACATTAAGTGAAACACAAAACCTACTTAAGGGGGTGAGAATGCCTATGTGGAGCTGCTCTTCCTGGGGGTACTGCGAGTTCCTCGCACTTCcattccctgcagggctcagggttctgaatttgctcagCATGAGGAGGTTTCTCTTTGCAGCTGGACGCTCTTAAACACCTTCCAGCTGTTCTTCACATGGAATGTGACCAACCTATGCCAATAAGAAGCAACTGGAATAATTATGAGAAATAGGGGATTCAACAATCACCACAATGACCCTTGAAAGAAAtacatgaaacaaaacaaaatggaaaaaaccctacaaatcaaaaggggaaaaatgcagCTAAAACCAGTCCttggcagctcccacagcaggtTTTACTTCTGCAAAAATGACTTTTAGCTATTTTGTTcccatttcttcttcctttatCTGCATAAAATCCTCTTGGTGTATTCTGCTTCAAATATATGCCAGTCAGAATATGGTTGATGCCTGGAGTTGCTTTCAGAACCTCACGGTACCATGTATTAGTAGCATAATGTTCAGGGATGCTTTAATCTGGGCAACACCTGACAAAGGAACTGTGTGGTTGGAAAGCTGGATTTTGTGAGGCCTTTttgtagggggaaaaaaatattgttaattGATCTGGTAGTGAGCTTGGCCTTGTCACTAGGACCACAGCATACAGACCTGTCTTTATTTTGCACATCAGATttccaggaaaatgcaaaacttGTCAGCTGCCTCTCCCACTTCTATAGAgtgattttccatttttgtgttAAGGAAAGAGGAATGAAGTAATAGttctgcaaaaccagcacatctCTCTACATAAATTCCAACTAATAAAGGGCTTTGCTAAAAGCCTTGTCTAACCCCTCAGAGCTGCCTTAGCTGGTAGGGCTTCTAATGaccagcagggcaggctggcacTGTTCCCACTGCATGGAAATGCACGGGATTCTGGTGATCCCACAAAACCACCAGAAGGGGATGTGAGGACAGGGACAATCTCCCTCCACTGCTGTTGGAAAAGTGTTCAGATAAAGACATGCTAAAACCCAAACAGAAAGTGATGGGATTAATCCCATTTAAACAGACTTAGTATCTTTTACTAAGGTGTTTCTGGCAGAGAAAACATGCAGTAATTTTtccactggggaaaaaaaaatgttttttgtctttGACTTTTAGTAATGAGGATATGCCAAGGCAAGTGACAGCTGTGTGAGGTTCAACCCTGTTATCAAACACTGCAAGTTAAGATCGTGTGatgtaatttagaaaatattttaatagaa
The Oenanthe melanoleuca isolate GR-GAL-2019-014 chromosome 9, OMel1.0, whole genome shotgun sequence DNA segment above includes these coding regions:
- the IQCG gene encoding dynein regulatory complex protein 9; translation: MEKITHLEALMFSAVLENCVDQLTILGYIMQVPHEDKNKIIKRIQEELDINSPELMSAKQESGETVTSTALKNTEQQQQEKTEDQKSTQHSSKSSKKRTTQAAKKLKKKYADRQYASDIITVTIKNMEELGTFSSLTDANEREKAKKNKFYDIVIREEKGKKEIKALQKQLQDVKKQTDEDLQNRDEAIDRLKDKLQESMAKWNTESYYMKKSTDLQIHLTQRKCSNAEIALEKEIQNLKSKTDEEIQLHTETENFLSQQYEKVKEKLEYWMEKYETDTAAKDEEIDDLKALKAENLETMQQFAKECLLFQTTIIIDRTDKENKRKQREQEALEQKSALKVQAWWKGTMVRRFIGPYQELEKYLKGQSTEKEGGKKKSGAKR